The following coding sequences are from one Haloferax litoreum window:
- a CDS encoding pyridoxal-phosphate-dependent aminotransferase family protein — protein sequence MLMTPGPTAVPPRVRDRMSDPMPNPDVEQSFFDTYDEVCAKLQTIYDTDDDVLVMGGEGILGLEAAIASTVAPGDDVLCVSNGLYGDGFADFVENYGGNPTLVGADYTDPLDYAGVEEALDEGDFKVATMVHCETPTGTLNDIEPVLELLHDHDVLTIVDAVSSLGGTPVPSEYIDINLGASQKAFSSPPGLTTVAVSDRAWEVAEERDPTSLYTNLLPWRDTSDRFPYTHLVANVAALDESLEMLLEEGIESVYERHETAAAHCRERGAALELDLYPDPERSAPTVTALHVPGEAKALQRELNERHDIVLSTGLADLEDDILRVGHMGYNAEVDKVDRVMDALETVIE from the coding sequence ATGCTGATGACACCCGGCCCGACGGCGGTCCCGCCACGGGTTCGTGACCGGATGAGTGACCCGATGCCGAATCCCGACGTCGAGCAGTCGTTCTTCGACACGTACGACGAGGTCTGTGCAAAATTGCAGACCATCTACGACACCGACGACGACGTACTTGTCATGGGAGGTGAGGGGATTCTCGGCCTCGAAGCGGCCATCGCCTCGACGGTCGCCCCCGGTGACGACGTTCTCTGCGTCTCGAACGGGCTCTACGGAGATGGGTTCGCCGACTTCGTGGAGAACTACGGCGGCAATCCGACGCTCGTCGGTGCCGACTACACCGACCCACTCGATTACGCCGGTGTCGAGGAGGCACTCGACGAGGGAGATTTCAAAGTCGCGACGATGGTCCACTGTGAGACGCCGACGGGAACCCTCAACGACATCGAACCAGTCCTCGAACTACTCCACGACCACGACGTATTGACCATCGTCGACGCCGTCTCCTCGCTCGGTGGGACGCCCGTCCCAAGCGAGTACATCGATATCAACCTCGGTGCGTCCCAAAAGGCGTTCAGTTCGCCACCGGGACTGACGACTGTCGCCGTCAGCGACCGAGCGTGGGAAGTCGCAGAAGAACGCGACCCAACGTCCCTCTATACGAACCTGCTCCCGTGGCGTGACACCAGCGACAGGTTCCCGTATACGCACCTCGTGGCCAACGTCGCCGCTTTAGACGAATCGTTGGAGATGCTGCTCGAAGAAGGAATCGAGTCAGTCTACGAACGCCACGAGACTGCCGCCGCACACTGCCGGGAGCGAGGCGCGGCACTCGAACTCGACCTCTACCCCGACCCAGAGCGGAGTGCACCGACGGTCACGGCCCTCCACGTGCCCGGCGAGGCGAAAGCACTGCAACGCGAACTCAACGAACGACACGACATCGTCCTCTCGACAGGACTCGCCGACCTCGAAGACGATATCCTCCGCGTCGGTCACATGGGCTACAACGCCGAAGTCGACAAAGTCGACCGTGTTATGGATGCGTTAGAAACAGTGATCGAATAA